Within Halomicrobium urmianum, the genomic segment CTATTTGAATCCGTGTTCAGATATAGTTCGGTCGGAGCCATTGTACCAGTCCACGACGGATCGGAAGTTAACACATATATCCGACAGCTGTGTGATCGTACTTTATATGCAATTCTGTGACGAGTGTGGTTCGATGATGCACACGGAGGGCGACACGTGGGTGTGTCGCTCCTGTGAGAACGAGGAGCCGCGGGACTCGCAAGCAGAAGCGGCGATGACGACCCAGGATGGACAGCGTGACGACGGGGCACCCCCGGTGGCCGACGCGACCCAGGACTCCGCCGAGACGATGCAGGAGCCCTGTCCGGCAGACGACTGCGACAGCGATCGGGCCCACTACGAGATGATACCGAAGCCGGGCGGCTCCTACGAGGTCCGGTTGTTCACCTGCGTCGAATGCGGCCACAAGTGGCGCGAATCCTGACGGCGTATCTCGTAAACCCCGCCGCTTACACAGGCATAGACCGCCACATGAGGCTCAGAGAGAGCAGGCCGGAAGCCACTGCCCGCGGTAGCCGGTATTTCTACTCAGGGAAGTCGCATCGTCGTCGGGCTTTGCCCGACTGCCTGAGGGATCTTCGATGCCTCTCCGTTCATGGCGTGGAGGATGTCACACAGGATCCACTGGATGTGGAAACGTATACACCGTTCCGGCCGTGACCGATAGATATGGAGTTTTCTGTCGTTCTTGGAGACCTCGCTGAACAGTCTGCGGACGCCCTCATCTACGATGCCAAGACGGATCTCGAGATGGAGAGAGATATCGCCAGAACGCTCAGCCGCGAGGCCGGCGAGGCTATCGTTGAGGACGTGGCGTCGGAGGGACCAGTGGAACTCGGCCAAGTAGTCGTCACGGACGCCTACGAGCTCGACGCTGACTACGTGATTCACGCTGCCGCGATTCCGAGCCACGGGCAGGGGGAGCCCTCGACAGCGAGTATCCGGGCAGCAACCAAGAATGCGCTGCGACGTGCCGATACGCTCGACTGCGACTCCTGTGCGATGTCAGTTCTCGGGGTAGATACCGCTACACAGGACTTCAGGGATGGTGCCCAGGACATCTGTGAGACGATCCGCGAGTACGACCCATCACGACTCGAACGATGTGACGTGGTAGTCTCGAGTGAATCACAGTACGAATACGTAGCACGAACGTCAGAATCTATTCGGTCCGCTTGAGATCACCACTGGTTCACTCGGCTGTCAACGGTGAGAGGCCCTCTAACCGGCAGACAATCCTCCCCCATTTGAGCCATCGGTGCGAAGCCGAAAGCGTCCGCTTTTATCGCGGCCGCGGTGAATCCACGGTAATGGAAGCCGACGTCCGAGTCATCGGAGTGCCGATGGACCTCGGAGCCGACCGACGTGGCGTCGACATGGGACCCTCGGCGATACGGTACGCCGGGATTGCTGAAGAACTGGAAGGACTCGGCGTCTCGTGTACTGACGGCGGGGACGTGCCAGTGCCACGTCCCGAGCAGCGAGACGAGAGCAGCGGCCGGGACGGCCCCGACGCGAAGTACCTGCCCGAAATCGCCACGGTGTGCGAACGAGTTGCGGCCGACGTCTCCGACGCCGTGGCGGCGGGTGATGTACCACTCGTGCTGGGCGGGGACCACTCGATCGCAATCGGGACCGTCGGCGGCCTTTCACGGTCGGACTCTCTCGGGATCGTCTGGTTCGACGCTCACGGCGATTTCAACACGCCAGCTACGTCGCCCAGTGGAAACGTGCACGGAATGCCGCTGGCTGCAATCCTCGGGCAGGGCGAGTTCGCCGACGCCGACTGGGCCGAGGCGACGAACGTCTCGGAAGAGAACGTCGCCATAGTGGGGCTCAGGAGCGTCGACGACGCGGAGCGTGCGGCCATCCGGCAGAGCGACGTGACGGCGTACACGATGTCCGACATCGACGAGCGTGGCGTCACTGATGTCGTGTCGGACGCCATCGACGTCGCTACTGACGGTACGGACGGCGTCCACGTGAGTCTCGATCTGGACTGGCTCGATCCGACTGAGGCGCCCGGCGTGGGAACGCCCGAACGGGGTGGCGTCTCCTACCGGGAAGCCCACGCCTCGATGGAACTGCTCAACAGGAAGGTTACGGAGACGGGCGCTCTCAGCGGGCTGGAACTCGTGGAGGTCAATCCGATCCTCGACGAACACAACGAGACGGCTGAACTCGCCGTCGAACTCGCGGCGAGTGCGCTGGGAAAGCGGATTCTGTGACTCCAGTATCTGGGGGAACCGGCTGTTAGTCGTTGCTATGTTGTGATTTGGCAGTTGTAGCAAGTCTACTCCCCGCCCTTGGTGGCGGCGAAACCTATTTGCCGAAGAAGCGGAAACCTTTGAACGAATTCGGGCTCTGTCCCGTCATTTCTCCGTTCGCCCATCGGTTCGCCACCGCGACGGAGGCGTCCCTCGATGGCACTGCTCTGAGATGCGCCGTGCCGGATGCCGTTCGTCCTCGGTGGCCAGTGAGACGGCTGACGGGGCCGGGCACGTTCCTCCAAACCATGATACACGAAACAGACCTCCCCTGTGCGGACTGCGGGACTGATCTCGTCGAGCAAACAGTACCCCTCCGGGAACTGGGATTCTCGTCACCCGGAGCCGGAACGGTTACTATCGCAGTCTGTCCATCCTGCGGAGCCCGATATTATCCGCAAACGGCGATCGCGCAACTG encodes:
- a CDS encoding RPA12/RPB9/RPC11 RNA polymerase family protein, translating into MQFCDECGSMMHTEGDTWVCRSCENEEPRDSQAEAAMTTQDGQRDDGAPPVADATQDSAETMQEPCPADDCDSDRAHYEMIPKPGGSYEVRLFTCVECGHKWRES
- a CDS encoding macro domain-containing protein, yielding MEFSVVLGDLAEQSADALIYDAKTDLEMERDIARTLSREAGEAIVEDVASEGPVELGQVVVTDAYELDADYVIHAAAIPSHGQGEPSTASIRAATKNALRRADTLDCDSCAMSVLGVDTATQDFRDGAQDICETIREYDPSRLERCDVVVSSESQYEYVARTSESIRSA
- the rocF gene encoding arginase produces the protein MEADVRVIGVPMDLGADRRGVDMGPSAIRYAGIAEELEGLGVSCTDGGDVPVPRPEQRDESSGRDGPDAKYLPEIATVCERVAADVSDAVAAGDVPLVLGGDHSIAIGTVGGLSRSDSLGIVWFDAHGDFNTPATSPSGNVHGMPLAAILGQGEFADADWAEATNVSEENVAIVGLRSVDDAERAAIRQSDVTAYTMSDIDERGVTDVVSDAIDVATDGTDGVHVSLDLDWLDPTEAPGVGTPERGGVSYREAHASMELLNRKVTETGALSGLELVEVNPILDEHNETAELAVELAASALGKRIL